CCCTCGCCCGCCTGCGGTAGACGGCGAGGGACCCTTCCGTGTCCCACGGTCCACTCAGTCCGTCACCGAGCCCGATGTGGACGTGGGAGTCGATGACCGGGAAGGGGGTCATGCCGCACCCCGGTGCAGCTGGCGGCCGAGGGCCTGCAGCAGCAGGTTGACAGCCACGTCGGAGTGGTCGGCCCGCACCAGCACGCCGAGGGCCGCGGTACCAGCGCAGCCCGACCGGATCACGAGCGTGCTGACCCCGTCGACCAGCATCCGGCGCCGGAGGTCGTCGGCGCGCGCGAGCGGCATCGGCAGCTGGACGGCGGGGAAGGGCAGGCCGGCCGCTGCCAGACCCTGTTCGCCGGCGAAGTCCCGGACCCTGCCGATCAGCCGGGCGAGCCGGCGCCGTCGCTGTGGGAGCGTCGGGTCGGCCAGGGCCTCGGTCAGCGCGGCCACGTCAGCGCGGGTCGGCGGGCTCGCGTGGAGGCGGCTCGGCCCCCGCCGGACCATCGCCACCGCGGTGGCGGGACCGGTGACGACGGCCAACGGAGCACCGAACGCCTTGGCCGTCGACGCCACCGAGACCAGCTGGTCGGGGGGCAGCCCCGACCACGCCGGCGTGCCCTGCCCGCCGGAGCCGAGGGGCCGCCAGGGCTCCGGATCCGCCCCGAGGACCCCGGCGGCCAGTGAGTCGTCGACGACCAGGGTGGCCCCCGCCTCGGCCGCCACCGCGGCCAGGGACCGGAGCGGGGCCGGCCGCGAACAGCCGCCGCACCAGCCGTCGGTCAGGACCACCGCGGCCCCGCGCCGGCGCCGTCCGTGCAGCAGCCGACGGACGTGGTCGGCGTCGTGGTGGCCGAAGGTGGTCATGGCGGCTCCTCCCTGAGCGGCCACCGCGGCGGCCCAGAAGCTGATGGGGTAGCTGTGCTCGTCGACGACGACCAGGGCGCCGGCTGGGGCCGCCGTGGTGAGCACGTCGACCAGGGCGTGCAGGCTCGTCCGCGCCACCACCGCCGCCGCCGCCCCCTGCGCCGAGGCGACGGCGGCGGCAGCAGCCGAGGCACCCGCCGGCTCCTGGAGCGCCGCGGGCTTGCCCTCGGTCAGCCTCCCCGCGCCGGCCGCGGACGGATGGCGCAGGCCGAGGAACAGGGCCGACGTGAAGTCGGCGTTCACGCCCGCTGACGCTGCGAACGCAGCCGCCGCAGGATGAGAGTGGACGGCATCGTGGTGTCGAGGTCCTTGGACAGGTCGACACCGGTGACGGCGCGATACGCGGCGACGTACTTCTGGATGGCCGGCCGGAACGCGTTGGCCCAGACACGTGCGTCCTGGGCACCGACGTTGGTCCCAGCCCAGTCCCCCAGCCGGATCGTCAGCACCAACCGTTCGCCCAGGGTGGCGAGATCGTGGTGGTGCATGATGCTCGTGTCGGTCCACCCCTGCAGTCCCTTCATGGTGTCGACCCGGTCCATCCAGTCCTCCGGGTAGGGGGTCATCGGCCGGCCGCCGAGGAACTCGCGCATCGGCGGCTGCGCGAGCAGCGTCTGCATGGTCAAGAAGTCGGCCCGCGCGGTCACGGCCATCTCGCCGTACTGGTTGTGCGAGCCCTGCGAGACGATCAGGTGGCACTCGCGCAGCGACCGGTACAGCGGGAACGGGTCGGCGTTGACCGTCAGGTCGTCGCTCTCCTTGAAGTAGATGTGGGCCTGGTGCAGGATCTGGTGGAAGGACTCCAAGAACCCGGTCCGGCGTTCGACCAGCATCCGGGTCGGCGGCACCGCCCGGCCGATCAGCGTCAACCCGTACTCGTATTCGTACTCAGCCGCGCGCCGCCGCAGGGTGAGGCGCTGGTGCTCGTCCTCGGCCCAGCCCCAGAGCAGATTGCGCAACGGGAGCAGCGGGGTGATGTCGAAGCGCGCGAGTGGGTCGCGGTCGGAGCCGAGCCGCCGGTTCTGGAACCGGGCCAGGATGACGTTGAGGGTCTGCACGAGCATCCCTTCCTCCAGCCAGTAGTTCCAGATCAGCTCGACGCACGGCATGAAGTGCTTGTCGTAGAACTTCCCGGGCAGCAGTGGCTCCGCCTCCATGCGTGCCCGGAGGTAGCCGTCGGGGATGAGCTCGTCGAGGGAGTCGCAGTGCTTGTCCTGGACGTACTGGAGCGCCAGCCGCTTGAGCTCTTGATAGTTGTTCTCCCCGAAGGCGCCGAAGAACCGACCCTTCTTCTTGAAGTTGAGCCCCTGCTCCTTGAGGAACGTCGTGAAGCCCGGGAAGGTGGCGAACGGGCGCTCGGCCTCTGGGTGGCCGAGGGCGGCTTCGTTGACGAGCTGGATCCGCTCCCCCACGTCCTGGATCACCGAGAAGGCGTGCTCGGCCGACGTCTCCAGTGCACCGCCGGCGCCCGCGTGACCGCCAGCCGGCTGCCAGGTCCGGAGCACCAGGTGGTAGCTGCCCGGCGCTAGCCCCCCGACCGGTATCGCGTAGGTGTGCGGGTCGTCCTTGCCGCCGCGCTTCACGAGCTGCTCCTTGACGGTCTTGGTCTGATCGCCCTCCGACGTGAGGATCGCCCAGACGAAGTTGCCCCCGTACTCCTCCTTGAGGTTGACCTCGAAGCTGACGGATTCGCCCTGGACGAAGCTGCGCCGGGTCGGCTTGATGCGGTACTTGTTGTCCATCGTTTCTCCTAGTTACGAGGCCCGGGACTGGAGCCGCCGGGTGGTGCTGATGGTCTGGTGGGTGGAGAGGCTGCTGCGCAGAGCCCAGGCCCGCAGGACTGCGGACAGGAGCTCGCTCTCGGCCTCGGGCGTGATGAGCTGGGCGGCCCTCGCCTGGCCGACGACGGCGAAGACGAGGGTCGGGGGCTGCCGGGCCAGGACCCCCAGGTCGCTGCGCCACTGGTGGAAGAGTTTGAGCAGCCGTTGGGGCCGGCGCTGCCCGAGCGGGAACGAGTTGCGGAGGGATCGGCCCTGCAACGCCGGGGAGCGGTGCTCGGCCAGCAGCAGGGCGAACGCGGGGATCTCGGCCTCGAGCAAGGCGAACTCGTCTTGCCGCTCCGGTGGGAGGTCCGCCACGGGGTAGAGCTCCTTCCACGTCCGCGCCATGTCCGCCCACTGCGGGTGGGGGTACAGCTCCGCGCCGATGGCGCAGCTGAGCAGCACCCGCAGGTACGGCGTCGGGTGGGGATCGTCGTCGGAGGGGCGGAACACGAAGAACCGGGGCAGGCTGACCACCGCCAGGAGCCCCAGAGTCGAGGAGATGCCCAGCGCGGCCACCGACCAGAGGTCGGCGATCACCTCGGACACCCACCGCTCCCAGCTGCGCCAGGCCGGGACGCGCTCCGGCGTGAGCGGCCGCTGCCGCGAGACGTCCTCGCGCAGTGACTCGACGAGGCCCAGCAGCGCGGCGCCCTGGTGGCCGACCTCGTGCACGAGAGACGAGGCGATCCCGTGCCCGACCATGCGCTCGCGCGGGACACGGATGATCGCCACCGGGGAGGCGTCG
The window above is part of the Friedmanniella luteola genome. Proteins encoded here:
- a CDS encoding aminotransferase class I/II-fold pyridoxal phosphate-dependent enzyme, which translates into the protein MNADFTSALFLGLRHPSAAGAGRLTEGKPAALQEPAGASAAAAAVASAQGAAAAVVARTSLHALVDVLTTAAPAGALVVVDEHSYPISFWAAAVAAQGGAAMTTFGHHDADHVRRLLHGRRRRGAAVVLTDGWCGGCSRPAPLRSLAAVAAEAGATLVVDDSLAAGVLGADPEPWRPLGSGGQGTPAWSGLPPDQLVSVASTAKAFGAPLAVVTGPATAVAMVRRGPSRLHASPPTRADVAALTEALADPTLPQRRRRLARLIGRVRDFAGEQGLAAAGLPFPAVQLPMPLARADDLRRRMLVDGVSTLVIRSGCAGTAALGVLVRADHSDVAVNLLLQALGRQLHRGAA